The Sporosarcina ureae genome includes a region encoding these proteins:
- a CDS encoding sulfurtransferase, whose translation MTQVFVSIHDIETSQVKWIDARFSLQDEERGKLDYQKEHVTGAVHWDLEEDLSGTSAEGGRHPLPSTEHLTELFRKSGLERTDTILIYDDGGNPFATRAWWMLQYGGFTNVHVVTEGYAELREIVDVTSDSATPARSTVEPQWQDQLYASRSEVEEVVAGNQASQLVDARSEVRYRGETEPLYHKAGHIPTARNFDWEQLKQDGQYDVQQAKAQLQQVVSPEDDVIVYCGSGVTASPLFAALTELDYPHVKLYVGSFSDWISKDDAPIETAIRG comes from the coding sequence ATGACACAAGTATTCGTATCTATTCACGACATAGAGACAAGTCAGGTGAAATGGATCGATGCGCGCTTTTCATTACAAGATGAAGAGCGTGGCAAACTTGATTATCAAAAAGAACACGTAACAGGCGCAGTTCATTGGGATTTAGAAGAAGATCTATCAGGTACTTCAGCAGAAGGCGGACGTCATCCGTTGCCTTCTACTGAACACTTGACTGAGCTATTCCGTAAAAGTGGGTTGGAACGTACAGATACGATTTTGATTTATGACGACGGGGGCAATCCTTTCGCAACTCGTGCTTGGTGGATGTTGCAGTATGGAGGATTCACGAATGTGCACGTCGTAACAGAAGGATACGCTGAATTACGCGAAATCGTTGACGTAACAAGTGACTCGGCTACACCTGCACGCTCCACGGTGGAACCGCAGTGGCAAGACCAGTTATATGCAAGTAGAAGCGAAGTCGAAGAAGTGGTGGCGGGCAATCAAGCGTCACAGCTTGTCGATGCACGTTCTGAAGTTCGTTATCGTGGAGAAACAGAACCTCTTTACCATAAAGCAGGCCATATACCGACCGCGCGAAACTTTGATTGGGAACAATTGAAGCAAGACGGACAGTATGATGTGCAGCAAGCGAAAGCACAATTACAACAAGTCGTATCACCTGAAGATGATGTCATCGTCTACTGTGGTAGCGGCGTAACGGCTTCCCCTTTATTCGCAGCACTTACAGAACTGGACTATCCACATGTAAAATTATACGTCGGCAGTTTCAGCGATTGGATTTCCAAAGACGACGCACCGATCGAAACCGCCATAAGGGGTTGA
- a CDS encoding metallophosphoesterase family protein — protein MHYALLGDIHSSKEDLQAVLAQIADEAPEATLIGTGDLYECTVSKKDLHGQMYPTVEEVIKHPEGIDELFTFPSTYGNQEERILLLTEQTEPIRDFLNDLPETLKADDAILIHGHQWPHNEAEAWLAEHLPESRLVFHGHTHRSTFTRDGQSISISWNEELSVRDSRTVVNVGAVVDSREWVLYDSEKQTVRFMKASQG, from the coding sequence ATGCACTACGCATTACTCGGAGATATTCATTCATCCAAAGAAGATTTGCAAGCTGTACTGGCACAAATTGCAGATGAAGCACCTGAAGCCACTCTTATTGGGACAGGTGATTTATACGAATGCACGGTCAGCAAAAAAGACCTTCATGGGCAGATGTATCCTACTGTCGAGGAAGTGATTAAGCATCCGGAGGGTATCGATGAACTATTCACGTTTCCATCCACCTACGGCAATCAAGAAGAACGAATTCTGTTGCTGACCGAGCAGACGGAACCTATACGGGACTTCTTGAACGACTTACCGGAGACGTTGAAGGCAGATGATGCAATCCTCATTCACGGTCATCAATGGCCGCATAACGAAGCAGAGGCGTGGCTTGCTGAACATTTGCCAGAATCACGCCTAGTCTTTCACGGACATACGCATCGATCCACTTTCACAAGAGATGGACAATCCATATCGATTAGCTGGAACGAAGAGCTTTCGGTGAGAGATTCACGAACTGTTGTCAACGTGGGGGCTGTTGTGGATTCTAGAGAATGGGTGTTGTATGATTCTGAAAAGCAAACTGTTAGATTTATGAAAGCGTCACAAGGCTAA